The proteins below come from a single Psychrobacter sp. PL19 genomic window:
- a CDS encoding 5'-nucleotidase — protein MAVDFSNTLIVAISATALFDLSESENYLLQLLQQHPANRAIKEFRDYMVDREDEPLSIGAGYPLIKALLNLNNYCNQGVGSESDIETPLVEVVIVSKSSPDTGIQVLNAIRNHKLNISRSAFISGSPIAPYINDFNVDLFLTTNRDDAQQVADAKICACAILDATPVNTYELDTEQLRIAFDGDAVLFDDSGELLYKQKGLRAFHEREAQMRDLPIEKGPYAELLIKLSKLQERLPVGINQCPISIALVTARNAPADLRAIKTLREWGVDVDMAFFLGGLEKTSVLKTFAPHIFFDDSIQHINAARSFIPTALVPYHSASLLNGSRYLSFSKDASLLNFIPVQKSLFSVNN, from the coding sequence ATGGCAGTCGATTTTAGTAATACTTTAATAGTCGCAATTTCCGCAACGGCACTTTTTGATTTATCAGAATCCGAGAATTATCTATTGCAACTGTTGCAACAGCATCCTGCTAATAGAGCTATCAAAGAATTTCGGGACTATATGGTGGATCGTGAAGACGAACCGCTGAGTATTGGTGCCGGCTACCCTTTGATCAAGGCGCTACTTAATCTAAACAATTACTGTAATCAAGGTGTTGGATCAGAATCAGATATTGAAACGCCTTTGGTTGAAGTCGTTATCGTCTCAAAGAGTAGCCCTGATACGGGTATTCAAGTACTAAACGCCATTCGTAACCACAAGCTTAATATTTCACGCTCAGCCTTTATCTCAGGCAGTCCAATAGCGCCTTATATCAATGATTTTAATGTCGACTTGTTTTTGACCACCAACCGTGATGATGCACAACAGGTAGCAGATGCAAAAATTTGTGCTTGTGCCATATTGGACGCTACCCCTGTGAATACGTATGAGCTGGATACTGAGCAGCTGCGCATTGCCTTTGATGGTGATGCGGTATTGTTTGATGATTCTGGAGAGCTTTTGTATAAACAAAAGGGGCTGCGTGCCTTTCATGAGCGTGAAGCGCAGATGCGAGATTTGCCAATAGAAAAAGGGCCATATGCTGAGCTGTTAATTAAGCTGTCAAAACTACAAGAACGATTACCAGTGGGTATCAATCAATGTCCTATCAGTATTGCATTGGTCACTGCGCGCAATGCACCAGCTGACTTGCGGGCGATTAAGACGCTACGGGAGTGGGGGGTAGATGTCGATATGGCGTTTTTTTTGGGTGGTCTTGAAAAAACGTCAGTACTCAAAACCTTCGCGCCACATATCTTTTTCGATGATTCAATTCAGCATATTAATGCCGCGCGCAGTTTTATTCCTACGGCCTTAGTCCCCTATCATTCAGCCTCTTTATTAAATGGCAGTAGGTATTTAAGTTTTAGCAAAGACGCCTCATTACTAAATTTTATCCCAGTCCAAAAGTCACTTTTTTCAGTGAATAATTAA
- the murI gene encoding glutamate racemase: MSIAENKVINDVTIQPAAFNTIYTAAFSEIVINRDRSAPIGLFDSGVGGLSVYLHVAQQLPAERYIYYADTLHVPYGDRDSQEIEVLTLIAVEWLSQQGCKLIVIACNSASAYALDAARRCYPQLLIVGLVPALKPAVLASKSGHVAVLATKATLNGTLLNQVIENIAQPNQTTVTKYFDPQLVPWVEAGMPENSETAQRLRQQLTEFARNGVDQLVLGCTHYPFFKPFLLQEIKERQLSIQVIDSGQAIAERVKELLIKNQLMALPVSNTDSESSDSKGTDLRPSLIFYASKYDDRLGMLIQRLLGNKIRLQQHF, from the coding sequence ATGAGCATAGCTGAAAACAAAGTAATCAATGATGTAACTATCCAACCAGCTGCGTTTAATACTATTTATACGGCAGCTTTTAGTGAAATTGTTATTAATAGAGACCGCAGCGCCCCGATTGGCTTGTTTGACTCTGGCGTTGGTGGGTTATCAGTTTATTTGCATGTGGCTCAACAACTTCCAGCCGAGCGTTATATCTATTATGCTGATACCTTGCATGTGCCATACGGTGACCGTGATAGCCAAGAGATTGAGGTATTGACCTTAATAGCAGTAGAATGGCTGTCTCAGCAAGGTTGTAAATTGATCGTTATTGCCTGTAACAGTGCTTCAGCCTATGCTTTGGATGCTGCCCGGCGCTGTTATCCGCAATTGCTTATTGTGGGCTTAGTACCCGCCTTAAAGCCTGCGGTATTGGCCAGTAAAAGTGGTCACGTAGCAGTATTAGCCACCAAAGCCACTCTAAATGGTACCTTGCTCAATCAAGTTATTGAGAATATTGCCCAGCCAAACCAAACGACGGTTACTAAGTACTTCGATCCACAGCTGGTACCGTGGGTAGAGGCAGGCATGCCAGAAAATTCTGAAACTGCCCAGCGCTTACGCCAGCAGTTAACAGAGTTTGCTCGCAATGGTGTGGACCAATTGGTGCTAGGCTGCACGCATTACCCGTTCTTTAAGCCGTTTTTGTTGCAAGAGATTAAGGAGCGACAGTTATCTATACAAGTTATCGACTCAGGGCAAGCAATCGCTGAGCGCGTAAAAGAGCTACTGATAAAGAACCAGTTAATGGCCCTACCTGTTAGTAATACGGATAGTGAGAGTTCAGATAGCAAGGGTACAGACCTTCGACCTTCTTTAATCTTTTATGCCAGTAAATACGATGACAGGCTTGGTATGCTGATTCAGCGTCTGCTGGGTAATAAAATACGCTTGCAACAGCATTTTTAG
- a CDS encoding sodium:solute symporter family protein — protein MSQFTINIIFVGLSFALYFGIAIWARAGTTSEFYVAGGGVHPVVNGMATAADWMSAASFISMAGLIAASGYGASTYLMGWTGGYVLLAMLLAPYLRKFGKFTVPDFIGDRFYSKTAAMIAVVCLIVASTTYVIGQMTGAGVAFSRFLEVENTTGLLIAAVVVFFYAVLGGMKGITYTQVAQYVVLMIAYTIPAVFISLELTGNPIPGLGLFSTHTESGLPILTKLNQVVTDLGFASYTADVPNKLNMVLFTLSLMIGTAGLPHVIIRFFTVPKVADARWTAGWTLVFISLLYFTAPAVGAMARLNLIDTVYPQGVDQPALTYDQRPDWMNTWEDTGLIKYNDLNNDGRIQMYSDSGLGAAELALTAAQADGGDVAAATAAVEKAQAAHDLELDGRFTDAGWKGNELDVNADILVLANPEIAQLPGWVIGLIAAGGLAAALSTAAGLLLAISSAISHDLIKRNLNPNISDKDELKVARITMGVAIVVATWLGINPPGFAAQVVALAFGIAGASLFPVLMMGIFSKRINNLGAIAGMLTGLITILVYIFVFKGWFFITGTANFPDTEEYWLFGISPLSFGAVGALLNFIVAFIVSYSTAPPPAHIQELVESVRSPRGAGGAVDH, from the coding sequence ATGAGTCAATTTACAATTAATATTATTTTTGTGGGTCTATCCTTCGCTCTGTATTTCGGTATTGCGATTTGGGCGCGCGCTGGTACCACTAGCGAGTTCTATGTGGCTGGCGGCGGTGTGCATCCGGTAGTGAACGGTATGGCAACGGCTGCGGATTGGATGAGTGCCGCGTCATTTATCTCAATGGCAGGTCTAATTGCTGCTAGCGGTTATGGCGCATCAACTTACTTGATGGGTTGGACCGGTGGTTATGTACTACTAGCAATGCTATTAGCACCTTATTTACGTAAGTTCGGTAAGTTTACAGTGCCTGACTTTATTGGTGATCGCTTCTATTCAAAGACCGCCGCCATGATTGCAGTCGTGTGTTTGATTGTCGCATCCACTACTTACGTTATCGGTCAGATGACTGGTGCTGGTGTTGCATTCTCACGCTTCTTAGAAGTTGAAAATACGACCGGACTGCTTATTGCTGCTGTCGTCGTATTTTTCTACGCCGTACTTGGCGGTATGAAAGGAATTACCTACACGCAGGTTGCGCAGTATGTGGTTCTAATGATTGCTTATACGATTCCTGCGGTCTTCATCTCACTTGAGTTAACTGGCAACCCAATTCCAGGCTTAGGCTTATTTTCAACCCATACTGAATCAGGTTTACCGATATTAACCAAGCTTAATCAAGTGGTTACCGACTTGGGTTTTGCTTCTTATACGGCTGACGTACCTAACAAGCTCAACATGGTACTATTTACCTTATCACTTATGATTGGTACAGCCGGTCTACCGCACGTTATCATTCGCTTCTTCACAGTACCCAAGGTTGCGGATGCCCGCTGGACAGCCGGTTGGACACTCGTATTTATATCGCTACTATACTTCACTGCTCCAGCAGTAGGTGCTATGGCGCGTCTAAACTTAATCGATACTGTCTACCCACAAGGTGTTGACCAACCAGCGCTTACCTATGATCAGCGTCCGGATTGGATGAATACTTGGGAAGACACCGGTCTAATCAAGTACAACGATTTGAATAACGATGGCCGTATTCAGATGTATAGCGATAGCGGGCTTGGTGCAGCAGAGCTTGCATTAACTGCAGCTCAAGCTGATGGCGGCGATGTTGCTGCAGCGACTGCGGCAGTTGAAAAAGCACAAGCAGCGCATGACTTAGAGCTCGATGGACGCTTTACTGATGCGGGCTGGAAAGGTAATGAGTTAGACGTAAACGCTGATATCCTAGTATTGGCTAACCCCGAAATTGCACAGTTGCCAGGTTGGGTCATTGGACTTATCGCCGCAGGTGGTTTGGCAGCAGCGTTATCAACGGCAGCTGGCCTACTACTCGCCATCTCATCAGCGATCAGTCATGACTTGATTAAAAGAAACCTCAATCCAAACATCAGTGATAAAGACGAGCTAAAAGTGGCACGTATCACTATGGGTGTGGCGATTGTCGTTGCCACATGGTTGGGTATTAATCCACCAGGGTTTGCCGCCCAGGTGGTTGCATTAGCCTTTGGTATTGCAGGGGCATCACTGTTCCCTGTACTAATGATGGGTATTTTCTCTAAGCGTATTAACAATCTTGGCGCGATCGCTGGTATGTTAACGGGTCTGATTACTATCCTAGTTTATATCTTTGTTTTCAAAGGCTGGTTCTTTATCACTGGTACTGCCAACTTCCCTGATACTGAAGAGTATTGGTTGTTTGGGATCTCGCCATTGTCATTCGGCGCGGTTGGTGCGTTGCTTAACTTTATCGTCGCATTTATTGTCTCTTATTCTACTGCGCCACCACCGGCACATATCCAAGAGCTGGTGGAGAGCGTACGTTCTCCACGTGGTGCTGGCGGTGCGGTTGACCACTAA
- the tmpT gene encoding thiopurine S-methyltransferase, whose product MNPEFWQERWQNKRIGFNQPEVHPLLLKYFTALNLLASSRVLVPLCGKSIDMVWLTSQGYDVVGVELVESAIQEFFAEHNISPTVIENIAVQNTAIEHTNSPAIKCYQGSLSGQIIELWVADIFALTPDNIGRVDAVYDRAALIALPADMCPRYSEQVRQLSSNVIGNVSSNAPQLLLTLNYDQNERNGPPFSISSEQVAQYYGNHYQITELEGEPSTLNAAPDLVVTEHVWLLARKQKI is encoded by the coding sequence ATGAACCCTGAATTCTGGCAAGAACGCTGGCAAAATAAGCGCATCGGTTTTAATCAGCCAGAAGTGCATCCATTATTGCTTAAATACTTTACCGCTCTAAACTTGTTGGCTAGTAGTCGAGTCTTGGTACCCTTGTGCGGTAAGTCAATCGACATGGTATGGCTAACGAGCCAAGGCTACGATGTGGTTGGGGTTGAGCTTGTTGAGTCAGCCATTCAAGAATTCTTCGCTGAGCATAATATCTCGCCTACAGTCATTGAAAATATAGCTGTTCAAAACACAGCTATCGAGCATACTAATAGCCCAGCTATTAAATGTTATCAAGGCTCGCTATCCGGTCAAATAATAGAACTATGGGTTGCTGATATTTTTGCGCTAACACCTGATAACATCGGTCGAGTTGATGCGGTTTATGATAGAGCAGCCTTAATCGCCTTGCCAGCAGATATGTGTCCAAGATATAGCGAACAAGTGCGGCAGCTTAGCAGCAATGTTATAGGCAACGTTAGTAGCAATGCGCCACAATTACTATTAACGCTCAATTATGACCAAAACGAACGCAATGGCCCACCATTTTCGATCAGTAGCGAGCAAGTTGCGCAATATTATGGCAATCATTACCAGATTACTGAGCTTGAGGGCGAGCCGTCAACTTTGAACGCCGCGCCAGATTTGGTGGTAACTGAGCATGTTTGGTTATTGGCGCGAAAACAGAAAATATAA
- a CDS encoding DUF4212 domain-containing protein, whose translation MENHNDPSGYWRANIRLIIGSLIIWALVSYGFAILLRPLLSGIAIGGTDLGFWFAQQGSIAVFIILIFFYAWRMNKLDKQYGVDEE comes from the coding sequence ATGGAGAACCACAACGATCCATCCGGTTATTGGCGCGCCAATATTCGTCTCATTATAGGTAGTCTAATCATATGGGCACTAGTTTCATATGGGTTTGCAATCTTGTTACGTCCATTATTATCAGGTATCGCCATAGGCGGTACTGATTTAGGCTTTTGGTTCGCTCAGCAAGGGTCCATCGCAGTCTTTATCATTTTAATTTTCTTCTACGCGTGGCGTATGAATAAACTAGATAAACAATATGGTGTAGACGAGGAATAG
- a CDS encoding rhomboid family intramembrane serine protease: MNWQQLLTLIMARLKQVIGLYILVLIPMWGLFIFNKAILFGLWNIFGIVPRTLDLRSIIGVFTSWTMHGNFAHLLGNTLVLLQILFLFGLFENNAYRTILKLIVASGVMTWLIGSPLSIHIGASGLCFAMLGYMIGGAVFARRWGYLIACIVMGTGYWLTIKQGLIPQQGISFAAHFGGLCAGLLLGASSKHAYTSITKYAHK; this comes from the coding sequence ATGAACTGGCAGCAATTACTAACACTGATTATGGCGCGATTGAAGCAGGTTATTGGCTTATATATTCTGGTGCTGATACCAATGTGGGGCCTGTTTATTTTTAATAAAGCAATACTATTTGGCCTTTGGAATATTTTTGGTATCGTACCCCGCACCCTAGATTTACGCAGCATTATCGGTGTGTTCACTTCATGGACTATGCACGGTAACTTTGCCCACTTATTAGGCAATACCTTAGTATTGTTACAGATTTTGTTTTTGTTTGGTTTGTTTGAAAATAATGCTTATCGGACTATCCTCAAGCTCATTGTCGCTTCAGGGGTGATGACTTGGCTGATAGGCTCACCGTTATCAATTCATATTGGTGCGTCAGGGCTGTGTTTTGCGATGCTCGGCTATATGATAGGAGGAGCCGTGTTTGCGAGGCGTTGGGGCTATCTGATTGCTTGTATTGTAATGGGAACAGGGTATTGGCTCACTATCAAGCAAGGTTTGATTCCGCAACAGGGTATCTCATTTGCGGCGCACTTTGGCGGTCTATGCGCCGGTTTATTGTTAGGGGCGAGCTCGAAACATGCCTATACCAGCATCACTAAGTATGCACACAAGTGA
- a CDS encoding DUF4062 domain-containing protein, producing the protein MPNRRYHIHVVCAANDQPLVLDRLAIFFQARAFLTYDVSNKLPRAALYGRQCIDACDYALMVVGDSYGTSQSLGVSQMHLSYLSAKAKLKPLLILIKTHNGGTEVSQQLKDFTRIVQKHAKHIYYYDEDTNIEQLLSYACDDIAVNYQVRDGWVRANKKLAKPDSQAIIAQYAAASSTSSSTTIKPDSRSAENGVIAGSLNKPIKLIDAFTIQYSAQAYEDGNLTDITRSLTLTWQQVLQALVKIPATFSSYSLQSCINNLIAAKAEQDIKQEMPNVHAVSRYKIAQNDLNKLQRIMVAANWIQLTTYGTRVSQEMWKTTFYAKSLFAKSQQTMSH; encoded by the coding sequence GTGCCCAACCGTCGCTATCATATCCACGTCGTATGTGCTGCCAACGATCAACCGTTGGTTTTAGACAGGTTGGCGATATTTTTTCAAGCACGAGCGTTTTTAACTTACGACGTTTCTAATAAATTACCGCGAGCTGCACTATACGGCCGCCAATGTATTGACGCTTGTGATTACGCATTAATGGTAGTTGGTGACAGTTATGGCACTAGCCAAAGTCTGGGTGTCAGTCAAATGCATCTGAGCTATCTAAGTGCTAAAGCTAAGCTCAAACCTTTGTTGATACTGATTAAAACTCATAATGGTGGTACGGAAGTCAGTCAGCAATTAAAGGACTTTACCCGTATTGTCCAAAAGCATGCCAAGCATATTTATTACTATGATGAGGACACTAATATTGAGCAGCTGCTCAGTTACGCCTGTGATGATATAGCCGTAAATTATCAAGTAAGAGATGGATGGGTAAGGGCGAATAAGAAACTAGCAAAACCTGACTCACAGGCGATCATCGCACAGTATGCTGCTGCTTCATCTACGAGCAGTAGTACGACTATCAAACCAGACAGTCGTTCAGCTGAAAATGGTGTCATTGCGGGCAGTCTGAACAAGCCGATTAAATTAATAGACGCGTTCACTATCCAATATAGTGCTCAAGCTTATGAAGACGGTAATCTGACAGATATCACTAGGTCGCTGACTTTAACGTGGCAACAGGTCCTACAAGCTTTAGTAAAGATACCAGCGACTTTTTCAAGCTATAGTCTTCAAAGCTGTATCAATAATTTGATCGCTGCTAAAGCTGAGCAAGATATTAAACAAGAAATGCCCAATGTGCATGCCGTTTCACGCTATAAAATTGCTCAAAACGATTTAAACAAACTACAGCGTATAATGGTCGCTGCTAACTGGATTCAATTGACTACCTACGGCACTCGAGTATCACAAGAAATGTGGAAAACAACCTTTTATGCCAAAAGTTTATTTGCAAAGAGTCAGCAAACAATGTCTCATTAA
- a CDS encoding DUF1285 domain-containing protein: MNKTQGSQDLTSSLDNADTLSQYIKSAAGVKQGRAIPPLEDWHPEQVVDMDLVIKANGEWWHEGGHMTRESLVNLFATVLWKEEQDGVIEYFLKTPVQKLRIQVEDVPLLINDVGIITEGDMRWLEFTTTTGDVVRLDEKHPITLATYQPKDSRLQDNKHEETPVRPYMPIRNGLTALIGRNTFYHLTEIGELTQQEDETILTLQSGGQSYLLSMPAS, translated from the coding sequence ATGAATAAGACGCAAGGCTCACAGGACTTGACGTCCAGCTTAGACAATGCCGATACCCTTAGCCAATATATAAAGTCTGCGGCAGGAGTAAAGCAGGGACGTGCAATACCGCCATTAGAGGATTGGCATCCTGAGCAAGTCGTTGATATGGATTTAGTGATAAAAGCCAATGGCGAATGGTGGCATGAAGGTGGGCATATGACTCGTGAGTCATTAGTCAACCTATTTGCTACTGTCTTATGGAAAGAAGAACAAGATGGTGTTATCGAGTATTTTTTAAAAACCCCAGTGCAAAAGTTACGAATTCAAGTAGAGGATGTGCCGCTACTGATTAATGATGTTGGTATCATTACCGAAGGAGATATGCGTTGGTTAGAGTTTACGACTACCACTGGTGATGTGGTACGTTTAGATGAAAAGCATCCGATTACTCTGGCGACTTACCAGCCTAAGGACAGTCGACTCCAAGATAATAAGCACGAAGAAACACCAGTACGCCCTTATATGCCCATTAGAAACGGACTAACCGCACTTATCGGCCGTAATACTTTTTATCACTTAACCGAGATCGGTGAATTAACGCAGCAAGAAGATGAGACTATATTGACTTTACAAAGTGGTGGACAGTCTTACTTGCTATCAATGCCGGCTAGTTAA
- a CDS encoding lytic murein transglycosylase codes for MRLTHLSTLSLLSAAIGLSLASTAQAARPEAPNLSNAELQQCLSTLKNSSQFSDISDSTFERYRPSAPDPSVIQSLNYQPEFQKDVWDYLSALVDKERVEDGIRAKRQWADTLREIESRYGVKAEHVLGVWGVESNFGQTLGKKPLFESLATLSCFDRRQSYFRGEYANALKIVQNGDISPSDMTGSWAGAFGQTQFMPGTFLDLAVDFDGDGRRDLVNNVPDALASTANFLAKRGYRSGEAWGYEVTLPNGYWAVSDRKDKKSMSHWRDQGLTLANGSPLPYDLSSAGLLLPAGKGGPAFLVGRNFDTFYSYNASENYALAIAHLSDLITKEDSSKTDFITAWPTDDPGISRQQARDIQQALLDAGYDIGGVDGIIGDNTRTAIQQYQSSRGIFPADGRAGQKFHRLIVGNSASSRSQYTNQYGNRYGQPSDSQPLIPAPADRMGQLIQRQTTAPSIYSPQSSAQPATVQPSSSGNVRYRRVTDVNGTVSLVRIDEGS; via the coding sequence ATGCGTTTGACTCACTTATCTACCCTCTCTTTACTGAGCGCTGCTATTGGCTTAAGTCTAGCCAGCACTGCCCAAGCCGCCAGACCAGAAGCGCCGAACTTATCCAATGCTGAGCTACAACAATGCTTAAGCACCCTTAAAAACAGCAGTCAATTTAGCGATATATCCGATTCGACCTTTGAGCGTTATCGTCCAAGTGCACCTGATCCTAGCGTTATTCAATCATTAAATTATCAGCCTGAATTTCAAAAGGACGTTTGGGATTATTTGTCAGCGTTAGTTGATAAGGAACGGGTAGAAGATGGTATCCGTGCCAAGCGCCAATGGGCAGATACACTGCGAGAAATTGAATCACGCTATGGTGTAAAAGCTGAGCACGTGTTGGGCGTATGGGGCGTGGAGTCAAATTTTGGTCAGACCTTAGGTAAAAAACCATTGTTTGAGTCATTAGCGACGCTGTCTTGTTTTGATCGTCGCCAAAGCTACTTCCGCGGTGAGTATGCCAATGCGCTAAAAATTGTCCAAAACGGTGATATCAGTCCCAGTGATATGACTGGCTCTTGGGCAGGCGCGTTCGGCCAAACGCAGTTTATGCCTGGGACTTTTTTGGACTTGGCTGTAGACTTTGATGGCGATGGCCGCCGCGACTTAGTCAATAACGTTCCCGATGCGTTGGCCTCTACCGCAAACTTCCTGGCGAAGCGCGGTTACCGTTCAGGTGAGGCGTGGGGTTATGAGGTCACACTCCCTAACGGATATTGGGCAGTGTCCGATCGTAAAGATAAGAAGTCAATGAGTCATTGGCGTGATCAAGGTCTAACCCTTGCTAATGGTAGTCCACTCCCCTATGACCTCAGTAGCGCCGGACTGCTATTGCCTGCCGGTAAAGGTGGCCCTGCATTTTTGGTCGGTAGGAACTTCGACACTTTTTATTCCTATAATGCCTCAGAAAATTACGCATTGGCAATCGCTCATTTATCGGATTTAATTACCAAAGAAGATAGTAGCAAAACTGACTTTATAACAGCATGGCCAACTGATGACCCAGGGATCAGCCGCCAGCAAGCTAGAGACATTCAGCAAGCGTTATTAGATGCTGGCTATGATATTGGTGGCGTTGATGGCATCATTGGCGATAATACCCGCACAGCTATTCAACAATATCAATCCAGCCGTGGGATCTTTCCAGCCGATGGTCGTGCGGGTCAAAAGTTTCATCGCTTAATCGTTGGTAATTCTGCTTCTAGTCGCTCGCAGTATACTAACCAGTATGGCAACCGATATGGCCAACCATCTGATAGCCAACCTTTAATTCCAGCACCTGCCGATCGCATGGGCCAATTGATTCAGCGGCAAACCACCGCTCCTAGCATTTATTCACCTCAATCGTCAGCTCAGCCAGCAACGGTTCAGCCATCAAGCTCCGGTAACGTACGCTATCGCCGCGTTACTGATGTTAATGGTACCGTGAGCTTAGTACGTATTGATGAAGGTTCTTAA
- a CDS encoding electron transfer flavoprotein-ubiquinone oxidoreductase → MEFDVIIVGGGPSGLSAAIRLRQLAIEAGNDEFMVAVVEKGSEFGAHILSGAVIEPRALDELIPDWKEKGAPLNVPAIEDRVYMLGSATKTTKLIDSVIPASLHNEGNYIVSLANVVRWLAEQAEELEVMMFPGFPAADILYNDDGSVRGILTGDMGIAANGDAKASFEPGYELLAKYTIFAEGSRGHLGKRLISRFNLDKDCDPQHYGIGLKELWDIDPEKHEQGVVMHGSGWPLTDTGSSGGWWLYFDENNQVSFGMVIDLSYSNPYMSPFDELQRLKLHPLIRNILEGGKRVSYGARSLTKGGLNSLPKFTFPGGVLVGDDAGFLNSAKIKGTHTSMKSGMLAAEAIFEALQAERQHDEVVAYSTMYEESWLYQDNYEGRNFAPAMHRMGAWMGGAFNFIEQNLLGGKMPLTIHDNLRDYDQLERANYAYQPEYPKPDGKLTFDKPSSVFISNTNHAENQPKHLKLTDPTVPISINLPLYAEPARLYCPVGVYEVVKDAEGARFVINAQNCIHCKTCDIKDPSQNITWVTPEGGGGPNYPNM, encoded by the coding sequence ATGGAATTCGACGTTATTATCGTTGGTGGCGGTCCTTCCGGTTTGTCTGCGGCTATCCGTCTGCGTCAGCTGGCTATAGAAGCAGGCAATGACGAGTTTATGGTCGCTGTAGTCGAAAAAGGCTCTGAATTTGGTGCGCATATCTTATCTGGTGCCGTTATCGAACCACGTGCTCTAGATGAGCTGATACCTGACTGGAAGGAAAAAGGCGCCCCTTTAAATGTACCTGCGATTGAAGACCGCGTGTATATGCTAGGGTCAGCCACTAAGACGACTAAGCTTATCGACTCCGTTATTCCAGCCAGTTTGCATAATGAAGGCAATTATATTGTCTCATTGGCCAATGTGGTCCGCTGGTTGGCAGAGCAAGCCGAAGAGTTGGAAGTTATGATGTTCCCAGGCTTTCCTGCTGCCGATATTTTATACAACGATGACGGCTCAGTAAGAGGTATATTGACTGGTGATATGGGTATTGCGGCCAACGGTGATGCCAAAGCTAGCTTTGAGCCTGGCTATGAATTATTAGCTAAATATACTATCTTTGCCGAAGGCTCCCGTGGTCACTTGGGCAAGCGCTTAATCAGCCGCTTTAATCTTGATAAAGATTGCGATCCTCAGCATTATGGCATTGGTCTAAAAGAGTTGTGGGACATTGACCCCGAAAAACACGAGCAAGGTGTGGTGATGCACGGCTCAGGCTGGCCATTAACCGATACTGGCTCTTCTGGTGGCTGGTGGTTATATTTTGATGAAAACAATCAAGTTAGCTTCGGTATGGTCATCGATTTGTCCTACTCTAATCCTTACATGTCGCCGTTTGATGAGTTGCAGCGCTTAAAACTGCATCCGCTCATTCGTAATATTTTAGAAGGAGGTAAGCGTGTTTCTTATGGCGCGCGTTCACTTACTAAAGGCGGTTTGAACTCGTTACCAAAGTTCACCTTCCCAGGTGGTGTGTTGGTAGGGGATGATGCAGGATTCTTGAACTCTGCTAAGATCAAAGGCACTCATACTTCAATGAAGTCAGGCATGCTAGCAGCGGAAGCTATTTTTGAAGCACTGCAAGCTGAGCGCCAGCACGATGAAGTGGTTGCCTATAGCACTATGTATGAAGAGTCATGGCTATATCAAGATAACTATGAAGGTCGTAACTTTGCTCCGGCCATGCATCGCATGGGTGCATGGATGGGAGGCGCCTTTAATTTCATCGAGCAAAACTTGTTGGGTGGCAAAATGCCGCTGACTATTCATGATAACTTACGTGATTATGATCAGTTAGAACGTGCTAACTATGCCTATCAGCCAGAATATCCGAAGCCTGATGGTAAGCTGACATTTGATAAACCATCATCGGTATTTATCTCTAATACCAACCATGCTGAGAACCAACCGAAGCATTTAAAATTAACCGATCCTACTGTGCCTATTTCCATTAACTTACCCTTATATGCTGAGCCAGCACGTTTGTATTGTCCAGTTGGGGTATATGAAGTAGTCAAAGATGCTGAAGGTGCACGTTTTGTGATCAATGCGCAAAACTGTATCCATTGCAAAACCTGTGATATTAAAGACCCGTCACAGAATATTACCTGGGTCACACCTGAAGGTGGTGGCGGTCCTAACTATCCTAATATGTAA
- a CDS encoding alanine:cation symporter family protein — translation MANYSYGESNLEFISGARNAKVMIMVFRFLVLGMVFIGAVASLPAIWNFADLSMGLMALTNLVAIVLLSPVALRILRDYERQIKEGKTGEQIKFNPDDFVKLKDEANREAWKD, via the coding sequence ATTGCTAATTATAGTTATGGTGAGTCTAACCTCGAATTTATCTCTGGTGCCAGAAACGCTAAAGTAATGATTATGGTTTTCCGTTTCTTAGTGCTTGGTATGGTATTTATCGGGGCAGTAGCCAGCCTACCGGCTATTTGGAACTTTGCAGACTTATCAATGGGATTGATGGCATTAACTAACTTAGTGGCTATTGTGCTCTTGTCACCCGTGGCGCTTAGAATATTGCGTGATTACGAGCGGCAAATCAAGGAAGGCAAGACGGGTGAGCAAATTAAATTTAACCCCGATGATTTTGTTAAGCTTAAAGATGAAGCTAATCGAGAGGCATGGAAAGATTAA